Part of the Candidatus Falkowbacteria bacterium genome is shown below.
GACAAAATATTCCTAATCATTTTGTGTCGCTTAAAGGTTTGTATTATAAACAGGTGATTCTTGATATTTTAGCTTACTTAAAATTATTAGATGATCATCATGAGCCCGCTTCACTATATCGCGCGCTTAACTTAGCAAGCTTCAGAGTTGATCATGAAAACCTTCTGATTCTCAATAAATGGGGACGCAAAAAACTTTGGTCTTTATTTGAAACTCTACAGCACGCTGATTTAATCAATGAATTAAGCGATAAAACACGCAAAAACATTAAACATCTGCTTGATTCTATCAAGCATCATTCTGACTTAGCTAAAAATGACAAAGCTTCTAAAGTCTATTTACATACCGTTAGAGATCTAATTATTGAACACTTAGACCAAGATCTTGATCAAGAATCTTTCTCTTTCTTAAATCAGTTTTATTCAAAAATAAAAAACTTTGAGTCAGCTGATGAGCAGGGTACGCTTAAAGATTTCTTAAGTTTGATTGCCTTAGAAATGGAAGCTGGCGAAACTGGCGGTTTACGTTTTAATTTTGATGACGCTGATACAGTTAAAGTCATGACCGTACACGCCGCCAAAGGTTTAGAATTTGAGCATGTCTTTATCGTTAACTTAGTTGACCGAAAATTCCCGGTTGATAATCGCGGCGAAAAAATACCTATTCCTGAAGAACTCGGCGGAGTAATAAACACCAGTAAAGATTCTCACATTGAAGAAGAGCGCCGTTTGTTTTATGTTGCGATGACACGCGCTAAATTTGGTTTGTACTGTACTGGCGCTCGTGACTACGGTGGACTACGTGATAAAAAACCATCTAAGTTTGTTAATGAAGCTGAACTACCAACGATCGCTTCTAAAGCCGCTATTAAAAATGAATTTGAACGCGACTTAGAACAAATTGATAACACTCCAGATCGCGTGCAATATGCCTTACCTGAAAAGTTCTCTTTTTCACAATTAAAAACTTTTCAAAACTGCCCTTGGGAATATAAATTTATTTATATCTTAAAAATGCCGACCGAAGATACTTCTTATTTTACTTTTGGTCGCGTGATTCACTCTTGCTTAAGACAATTCTTTTTGCCGCTCCTAACTAACGCCTGGCAGCAACCGAGTTTGTTTAATGATGAAGATGCCAAGGCAGCCGACTTAAGCTTGAAAAAATTACTTGAGCTTTATGATGAGTACTGGGTAAACAGTGGTTACCGCGACAAACAAGAAGCTGACGATTATAAAGCGCTTGGTAAAAAAATGTTACAAACTTTGCAAAAAGAGTTAGGTGATGAAAAACCAGTTATTGCTTTCCTAGAAAAAAAGTTTAACTTATCTTTAGGCAAAGAAATTTTAACTGGCGCCATAGATCGCGTTGACAAGCTCGCTGATGGAACTTTTGAAATCATTGATTATAAGACTGGCCAAAAACCAAAAACTTTTGGCTTTGAACAAAAGCAACAATTACTACTTTATCAAGCAGCCTTAGAAGAGAACTTTAAGATGAAAATTTCTAAACTCAGTTTTTACTATCTAAAGGATAATGAGAAAGTAAGCTTCACAGCAAAAGACGGGGAAATTGATAAAGTTAAGCAAAAAATGCTTGATTTAATTAGCGAAATCAAGAGCTTTGACTTTACTCCTCGACCAGGCATTATGTGTAAAAACTGTCCTTATAAAAAAATGTGTGAGTTTACCCAAATCTAAGTAGAAAACAACAAGCAAAAAGTGTATAATAACAATACTTTATAGTTGCTAATAATTATGACTCTCCGAACTTATTTAGCTTTAATGATAATCGCCACGCTAATCGCCTGGCTTGGCTTTGGTATTGTTGTCTTAACAGTTGATCCGCAAACAACTAGCTGGATTGGAATTGCTCTATTTTACATAACCTTACTAATTTCTTTGTCTGGTTCTGCTGCAATTATTGGTTTTATTGTTAGATTCTTATTCTTAAAACATGAACTTGTTGCGCGCTCAGTCATAGTTGCTTTTAGGCAAGGTTTTCTCGCCGCTGTTATGATAACAATAATCATGTTCTTTCTTTCCCATAAACTATTTAATACATTAAATGTTATCCTCCTTATTTTAGGGGTAACCACGCTAGAATTTTTGCTACTAGGCTTAGAATCTGAGCGTCTTAAAAATGAATAATTACATATGCTATCATTCTTAACAAATCTTTTCTCAAACAAAAATAATAAAACTAAATTTCCTAAGGTCGTAGTTGGGCAAATTGTGGCAATTGAAAATCATCCTAACGCTGATCGCCTACAACTTGCGACCGTTAACGTCGGCAAACACTTAAAAGTAGTTTGTGGAGCACCAAATATTTCCATTGGACAATTGGTTCCAGTTGCCTTAGTTGGGGCAGCCCTACCTAACGGAATTGTAATCCAGCAAGCCAGTATTAGAGGAGTTGATTCTGAAGGTATGATTTGTGCTGAAGATGAACTCTGCATTGGTCATGACCATTCTGGTATAATCGTTTTCTCTGAAGGGAAAATTGGCGACACAATTGATAAATATATTAAAAAATAATTAAAACAAATATGTCTTTTATTACTAATAGCCAAGATATCTTATTTCTAGTGCTAGCTTTCTGCGCTTTATGGTTGACAGCTTTTATCGTTTGGCTACTTTATTATGCTGTCATGACAGTTAAACAAGGTTATCATGCAGTCAAACAAATAAAAGAAAAAATTCAAGCAGTTGATGAAATCATAACCATGGTCAAAGAAAAAATTACTTTTACTACTTCATACTTAAGTTTGATTGTTACAGGAGTTAAAAAAATGATTGATCTTTTGGGGACTAGCGAAGAAAAAAAGAACCGCAAAAAGAAGTAAAAAATGGATTGACCCGTCAATGACTTTATGTTATTATATATTGGTTATTTAGAGTATTTAACACCACGCATATTAGTAGTAAATTAAAGCAAATATCAGTTAATTTACTGTTATCTTTGCTAAAATTTATCATTCATATAAAGAGGCTCACTACCGCTTTTTTTGTTACTGTCATACTGAGTCCAATTATCTGGCTCGTTCAGCTAATATTTAGCGGCCTGATTGTGCCTTCTTACCGAGCCTACATTTTGCTTACAAAAAAAATATTGGACTCTAGTCAGATATCATCTACTCGAGGGAAAATTTCTGGTATTTTGATGGGTAGAATAGCTGTCCACTCACTGATAATCATCTTAGGAATATTTCTTATATATAGTAATTTAGCAGTAAAGCAAAAAGTAACATCATCTGATGAGTTGGTTGGTAAAACTAAATTAGCCAACCTAATTGGCGAGGATAGATCAGACTCTGGACAACTAATAGAAGACTACCCAAATCTCAATGTTGCTGTGTTGGACAGAAGATTTAAATATGGTGAGAACTCTCTAAGATCAAAAGTGAGCATCCTAACAAAAGAACAAGGTCAGACTGAAGAAAGTGCTACCAAGATAGTAGAAAAGCGGTCGACGGCAATAAGCTACACAATACAAAATGGCGACACAATCAGTAGTATCGCAAGACGCTTTGGAATTAGTATAAATACTATTCTATGGGAAAACGACCTTAAGGCTACTAGTCTAATTAAACCGGGTAACCAGTTAACAATCCTACCAAGCTCTGGTGTCGGACATACTGTTGTTCGCGGACAAACCTTAGGTGCAATTGCAAAGCTATATGACGTTAGCGAACAAGACATTCTTAAGGCCAACGGCATAAGCAATCCTAACCAAATTAAAATTGGCGAGAAACTTTTAATCCCAGGTGCTAGCCAGCTAGCTAGTGCTTCAGGCAATACAATTGTTAAAGCAACAACTAAACAAGTTTCTTTAGGCGCTGAAAAATTAAGAGCTATTATTTCTAGCGATAGAGATTCGACAGCCATAATTCCTGCTGGAGGAAGAATGGCGTGGCCAACAACCGGACATAGAATCACTCAGTACTATTCTTGGCGACATACCGGAGTAGACATTGCCGATCATATTGGAACACCAATCTACGCGGCTGACTCCGGCGTTGTTACAACGGTTGGCTATAACCGAGGTGGTTATGGTAACCAAATTATTATTAGCCATGGTGGTGGGAAAACAACACGTTATGGTCACCTTTCCGCTTTTGACGTGGTAGTTGGACAAAAGGTTACCAAGGGGCAATATATTGCCGCCATGGGTTCAACCGGCCGTTCAACAGGACCGCACCTTCACTTTGAAGTTATGCTAAACGGAGCACGTTATAACCCGCTTAACTACACTCGTTAATTGACTGATTCTTAATCTTAAGTTAAATTAAAAGAAAATATGAGTTTCATTATTGGCTTAATCATGACCGTAGCAGGCGCACTGATAACTATAAAATCAGAGGCTGTGTTTGGTTTCTTTGGTCGCATTGAATTCTTTGAAGAAAAGTTAGCCAGTTCAGGGGGTTCACGACTAGGTTACAAATTATTTGGCTTACTTCTCTTCTTTCTAGGTGTTTTAACCATGACTGGTTTAATTACCGGCTTTATGGAATTTATACTTTCACCTTTACTAAAATATTCTAATCCAGATTTAAGTTAAAATTATATGATATTAAAACCAGGCGAAAATATAGGGCAAAATTCCGAAACTCCAGAAAATACAGAAGGATTTTTAGTTGACAGTGTCATTGAAGACAATAATTTTTTACCAGAAACAGAGGAAGACAAGAAAAAAAACGAGGAGAACAGAGCAAGTTTTGAAGCACGACTAGAGGGCCTTTCCAGGGATGAAAAATGGGATGTTATGCGTGGCTATAACCTAGGGAAAGAAGCTCATCGAACACAAAAAAGAGATTCTGGCGAAAGATATTTTGAACATCTAAGAAGTGTAGCTCTAATCTTGATTGATGAATGTCAAATAAAAGATCCGAATTTAACTATTGCTTGCTTATTGCACGATTCAATTGAAGACTCTCCTATCTTTGGTAATTCTAATCTAGCTTACTCGGCCTGGAAAGAAGAAAGTGATTATCATTTAAGCAAAACTTTTAACAAAAAAGTGTCTGAGCTCGTCATTGGATTAACTAAACCAAAGGTTGATGGAGTAGAAATTAAAAATAAGAAGGAAGCCCATGATGCTTATATTAACAACTTGCTACAAGGTTCTCCTGACACAATTCTCTTAAAAATGTGTGACAGATTACATAATCTTAGATCACTAAAAAATAACACTCCCGAGAAAAGACTAAAAACAATCAAGGAAACAAAGGAAGTCTACTTGCCAATATTCCAAGAAGCTCTACTTGCCTATCCCAATGCAGGCGCCAGTCTTCTGGAAAAAATAAACAAGGAGATTGAAGCCGTAGAGCAGATGGATTAGTCCTCGCCCTAGACAATAAGCTTATTTTAGTTTAAAATCTTTAAGTATCAAATAACTTCAGTTAAATTTGAGGTTATTCTTGGGCCCTTAGCTCATTTGGTAGAGCACCGCGTTTGCAACGCGGGGGTGACCGGTTCGAGCCCGGTAGGGTCCACCAAATTTAAAAGCAGATCGTTTTGATCTGCTTTTATTAATTAGAATTTTCGGACTTTACCAATTATTCTCCCTAATCAAAACCGTCTCCAATCCTCCATTCATTAAATTTATTGTAATACCCTTTAGCATGTTGCCCTTCTAACCATTTCAATTCTTTTAGCCATATATTAATTTGTTCGCCAAAAGGAATTTTAAATAAAACTATTTCTGTACTTAATGGCTCCTTTGTGTGATAGGGATCAAAACGATTCAATATACTAAGAAGATATATAATCTTTTTCTGATCGGATATGGTCATTTTATTTAACGAGGAATCAAAGGAATCACCAATAATTTCATTTTTTTTACGCATGAAGACAAAGGGGAAAGAATGCTTCTTAACATCATATTTTTTCATTTCATACATTTTTTCACCATTTTTATCAAAAAATATAAAGCTTCTATCGCTATGGGAAACTTCTTCGTAACGATAAATAGGTAAAAACTCTTTATTTCTTTCGGCCCAATTTAGAGTCCAGGCCTGAGCAATTATTGGGACACTTAAATCAAGCACTCTTACATGAGGTACTTTTTGTACCTTGTTTATATCAACGTGATTCTTTATAAAACCAAACACCTCAAAAAACGCTTTGATTTTAATAGGTGTTGTAACCTTTTCTTCTTCCTTCATTTTGGTTGAAAATTCGTTTTTCATCATTATTTATCCTTATTTTTTGGTTATTTAATTGTTAATGTTCTATCTCTAGAATATACTATTGACATATTTATTCAACCTATTCCGTATAAAGTTTATAAAAAAATGCTCTAGCATTCACAATATACCTATAAACATTGACATTTATGAGTATATATGATACCCTAAATTGTAGTCGGAAAGTTACGACTAATTCATAAATATGAACATAAAAAACATTCTGGCAAAACTTGATATTAAAGACAAGAAAGCCGATCTATATCTAGCTTGCCTAGAATCAGGTGGTTCAACGGCTTATTTCCTGGCCAAGAAGGTGGGCTTAAAAAGACCAACTGCCTATGATGCCCTCTATTCCCTATTAAAAGAAGGCTTAGTTCATGCTTCTATCAAAAAGAATAGTAAATACTTTTATCCAGCTGACCCGGAAATACTAATGCAAAAATTAAAAGAGAAAGAGCAAGACTTACTATCAGCCTTGCCAATATTACAGAGCTTATATAACTCACCAAAAATAATACCGAATGTAAAATACTTTGAGGGCAAAGAAGGAATTAAAGAAATGAGCAATGATAGTTTAAAAACTCTTAAAAAGGGCGGCGAAATACTAATCTTTTGCGGCGACGATGTCCTACGTTATATTCCCAAATATGCTGAGGAATATATAAAAGCTAGAGTTGATAAAGGCATTCGAGTACGAGGTATTTATAAAAAAACTCCAGAAATTATAAAATACATGGATAAAAACCTAGCCCAACTTAGAACTGTTAAAATAGTTGATGAAAAATTTTTACCGATGAATAATGAAATTAATATCTACGGTAATAAGATAGCGATTTCAAGCTATGGCAAAGAAATGTTTGGCATGATAATTGAATCTGAAGAAATCGCTAGATCACAAAGGGCAATTTTTGAGCTAGCTTGGCGCGGCGCCAATGAAATATGCTAATATAATTATAAAATGATATAATTATATTACTAATTAACAATTTACAAAATATGAAAATGACTCCATTGGGCATGATTGCCCTAATTCTAGTTATTGTTGGTGGTTTAAACTGGGGACTAGTTGGTATATTCAACTTTGACCTAGTTGCTTTCCTATTAGGGAAAATGAGCTCAGCAACACGCATAGTCTACGCTCTAGTTGGCCTAGCCAGCGTTTACATGATTTACGTAGCTGCCAATAGAAAGAGCTAATCCTTTTACCCTACCCCCAACCCCTCCCCGCGCATAGCGCAGGGAGGGGTGTCTTATATTCACGTAAACACTGAGATGAATTAGTTGTATAGACTAAGAACTATTAAGGCATTAAAAACACCAAGGGGTTTGGGGGCTGAATCGAGCGCCGTGATTGTCGATATAAAAGGCAAACAATGTAATAGCGAGTTGAAGCCCCCAAAGCTTTTGTTACTTTTGGCTACAAAAGTAAGCCCTAGCGGCAGCGTTTATTAGTATTTTGCTAAAGAAAAAACATTTATTTATATAAATCCAGGAGAGTCCGAAGAAGAGGCATTCTATGATATAATAAGCTATATCTATGGCCACTAAAAAGAAGAAAAAACTACTAATTATTGACGGTCACGCCCTGATTCACAGGAGCTTTCATGCCTTGCCTACGAGCATGACAACCAGTAAAGGCGAGATAGTAAATGCTGTTTATGGCTTTACGTCTTTTTTGTTAAAGGCTATTAAAGAGCTAAAGCCTGACATGGTTGCTTTGACTATGGATAAAAAAGGTCCAACTTTTAGGCACGAATCTTACAAAGAATATAAAGCCACGCGCGTTAAAGCTGCCGATGAACTATATGAACAAATTCCGCGAGTTAAAGAATTAGCAACTATTTTAGCCATCCCTATTTTTGAAGTGGCGGGCTTTGAAGCTGATGACCTCATCGGAACTTTATCTAAAAGAATAAAAGACGCTGAAAAAATGATTGTCACGGGCGACTTAGATACTTTGCAGTTAATTAATAAAGACACGAGAATCTATACCATGAGCCATGGCTTAACTGATAGTTTTATTTACGATGATAAGGCGGTTGAAGAAAGATTTGGCTTAGGTGTTGATCAAATGATTGATTATAAAGCATTACGCGGCGACCCCAGCGATAATATTCCTGGAGTTAGAGGAATCGGTGAAAAAACTGCCGTGGAACTTCTACAAAAATTCAAAACCGTCACTAATCTTTATAAAAATATTAATGACCCGTGGATTAGACCACGTATTAAAGAATTACTAGTTGAGCATAAAAAAGATGCTTTGATGAGCTATGATTTAGCAACCATTAAACAAGATGTACCACTAGAGTTTGATGAAGCCGATCTTAACTTTGGTAATTTTGATTTAGAGAAGGCGGTTAATTTTTTCCGTGAAATGGAGTTTAAGTCCTTAATCCCCCGCTTATTACAATTAAAAACCACTAACTCTTCTAAGGAACAAAATGTTACTCGCTCTGAAGACAAATTTGATCGTGATACAAAAATATTTAATTACGAAATTATTGATGATGAAAAGAAATTCAAAGCTTTTCTAAAAAAACTAAAACTACAAAAAAAATTCGCCTTTGATATTGAAACTAGTGGTCTAGATAGTACTAATGATCGTTTAGTTGGGTTAAGTTTTGCCTGGACAGCCGGTGAAGCTTATTTTGTAGTAGTAAATCAAGAGCCATTAAACGGCAAAGTTACTAAAGATTTATTTTCCTGGAACAAGCAAACTAAAACCACGGCTCATCCTTGGTTAACATTACTCAAACCAATCTTAGAAGATGAAACAATTAAAAAAATTGGTCATAATGCGAAATTCGATATTGAATTTTTATATCACTTCGGCATCCGTCCGGCTGGGCTATATTTTGACACTATGATTGCTGCCTATGTTCTAAACCCCGGCAATCGCCAATATAGTTTAGATGCGGTTAGTTTAGAAAAGTTAGAATTTGAAAAAATTTCTAAAGATGATTTATTAGGCAGCGGCAAAACTAAACAAACTTATGGCACGGTTGATATTAAACGCTTAGGAATTTACGCTTGCGAGGATGCTGATTGCACCAATCGTTTAGCTAAAATTTTAGAGCCAGAATTAAAACAAGAGAAATTAGATAAAATATTTTCTAAAATCGAAATGCCCTTAGTTGCTTGTTTAATTGACATGGAACTAAATGGTATTGAATTAGATATTACTTATCTAAAAAACCTAGAAACAAAAGTTGATGCTGAAATTGAAACTTTAGAAAAAAAGATTTACCAATTGGCGGGCATGACTTTTAACATTGCCTCACCTAAACAAATGCAAGAAGTTTTATTTACTAAATTAAAACTTTCTACTTTTGGAATTGGTAAAACTAAAACCGGAATATCGACTGGTGTTGACGAACTAATGAAGCTAAAAAAGCAGCACCCAATTATTGAGCAAATCATGGAATATAGAGAGCTAGCCAAGCTGTCTTCAACTTACATCAAAAATTTGCCTTTATTGGTTAATCCTTTGACTAAGCGCCTTCATACCACTTTTAACCAAACAATCGCCGCTACGGGCCGTTTATCGTCAACAGAGCCTAATTTACAGAACATCCCAGTAAAAACAGAGCTTGGACGCCTTATTCGCCATGCTTTTGTGGCTCCAAAAGGTTGGGAATTGATCAGTTTTGACTACTCTCAAATTGAGCTTCGTTTAGCTGCTCATTTATCAAAAGACCCTGGGCTAGTTAAAGCCTTTAAAGCCAACCAAGATATTCACACGGCTACAGCGGCTGCTATTAACCAAGTTGATGTCAGTAAGGTAACGAAAGATATGCGCCGGGCCGCTAAGGCTGTTAACTTTGGAATTTTATATGGACAAGGCCCACATGGTTTATCACAAACCGCGGAAATTCCTTATGAAGAAGCGAAAGATTTTATTGATCGCTATTTTGCAACTTATGTTGGTATTAAAAAATATATTGATCACACAATCGTCCAAGCGCAAAAAACTGGCTATGTTGAAACTCTATTTGGTCGCAAAAGATTCTTGCCTGACATAAATGCTAAAGCTGTTATGGTTCGTCGTAGCGCCGAAAGAATGGCTATCAATACTCCGATCCAAGGAACGGCGGCTGATATGATAAAATTAGCCATGATTGAGGTTTATAAATTCTTGAAAACTAAGTACCAAGATAAAATTAAATTGTTACTTCAGGTGCATGACGAATTATTATTTGAAATTGATCCAAGTATAATTAAAAGTGCGGCGTCGGAAATCAAAACCATAATGGAAAATGTTTTAGCGCTTGATGTACCAGTCCTAGTCGATATTAAACATGGTAAAAATTGGCAAAACATGGAAGAAATAGTCTTACGCTGAAGCTACAGACTATAAATTATTTTAATATATGAAATTAAATGAGCTAAAAAAACAAAATATTATTTTACTTGGTCTAGGCGCTGAAAATTTTTTCTTAACTTTATGGTTAAGAGAGCAAGGCCTAACTAACACTATAACAATCTGGGATACTTTAGCGGCTGATAAGTTAGGTGAACGTTATAAATTTTTAGTTAAAGATAAAAACATTAACTGGATTTTAAATAAAAAATTACCAGAGCTAAAAAGCTATTCTTTAATTGTGCGCTCCCCCGGTGTATTTATAAAACCGGAACACAGAAAAAAATTAACTCGTAAATTAACTGGGCCAATGCAGTTGTTTATGGACTTTTGTCCTACTAAAAATATTGTTGGCGTCACCGGCACTAAGGGCAAAGGCACAACTTCTAGCCTAATTTACAATATTATTAAAACTGCTAAGAAAAAAGTTTGGCTAGGCGGTAATATTGGCGTTGCACCATTTTCTTTTATTAACCAAATAAAACCGACTGATTGGGTAGTTTTAGAATTATCTAGTTTTCAGCTACAAGAAATAACAACTGGCCCTAAAATTGCTGTTTTTACTAATTTTTCCCCAGAACATTTATCACCAGCTGATCCTAATAATCCTAACCATCATCATTCACTTAATGATTATTGGCAGTCAAAGTTAAATATTACCAGAGCTACTAAATTAGCTGTTATTAATCAAAGACTAAAAGGGAAAATTAAGGATAAAAAACTTAAGCTTAAATTTTTTAATTGTTCTAATTTAGCGTCTAACTTACCGGGTGAGCATAATAAGGAGAACATCGCCGCGGCAATATTAGTAACTAAAGCTATCAAAATCCCTGATGCTATTATTACCAAAGCAGTCAAACAATTTAAGGGCTTAGAGTATAGAATTGAAAAAGTTGGGGACAAAAATGGCGTTGAATATTATAATGACAGCTTTGCTACAACTCCAGAAGCTACTCAGACTGCTCTAAAGTCATTCTCCAGACCAATTATATTATTAGCCTCAGGCGCAGAAAAAAAATCAGATTTTTCTAAATTAGCTAAAGACATTACTAAGCGAGTAAAATATCTAGTTTTATTCAAGGGTCAAGCTACGGCTCGCCTAAAGAAAGAAACTATTAAAGCCGGCTTCAAAACTACTAATATTGTGATTGCTAAAAGCATGAACGACGCCGTAAAAAAAGCGCAAAAGAAAGCTAGCAAGGGCGATATTATTTTAATGTCCCCAGCCACAGCAAGTTTTGGTATGTTTAAGAACTATAAAGATAGAGGTAAACAGTTTAATCAAGCGCTTAACTAAAATAAAAAAGTATATCCTTCTTGCTGGATATACTTTATTAAGTAACACATTTTTTGTTTCTTATTCTTTGGACACAGGAAGTATGTTTGTATATTCTTTAAATAAACTAACTACCTTCTGATAGAAAGATGCCCAGGTTTCTTTTTCCTGATCAAAATCTTTCAACCACTCTTCATATACTTCACTTTCTTCTCCTTCACTGTAATCACATCTACAAACGCTGCCGTCTTTTTCGAGATAGAAATCATCATAATCATCACTCTGCATGCTAATTAAATGCTTGCAGCTGCTTGGAATACGGAGATCAATAAGATTATCGGGGTTATCGCCATTATACAATGAAGCCTTTACTCCCGGTATTAAAGAAAACAGATCTACCCATCCCTGCAGTCTTGTCTTGAAATCAGATGATAGTTTTTTTATCTCATCGATTCCAAGTAGATCGCTTGTTGGAACAGCAGGAAGAGTCATCTTCACGCCAGTTGTGGCTAAAGAAATTAGATGCCAGGCCGAACTGTAATCATATTCATTAATTTCATCCCCGACTCCAATAATTGAAACGCTTCCATCGGCCATAAAAATTGCACCGGCCTCTGCTTTTCTGTCGTCTGTCATGTAGTCTCCAAAATAGAATAAAGATTTTGGAAATATAACTGTAAAAACCGGCTCCTTAATTGGGATGTAAAAGCTATTTTTTAGCTCGTTTATATCCGTTGGATCATCTGAGAACTTGATGACCGGCTGTCTCTTAAGAAAGCCTTTCCACTCACTGATCCGTTGAACCGCCTCATTTATTGAAGCAAGGTCATCAGTTGGAACTTTTGCTATCTCCATTATTTATTTCCTTTCCCTCGCGGGCTTTTATTTTTAAATTACTAGCTTTTTTCTGATTTATTGGACTATAACATGTTACTATATTTTTGTCAATAATACTCGCCTGATTGACAAATCTATCTAAAAAACATACTTAATTCTTTAAACAACGTACTGACCCAGAATATGTTTTACCGACAGATGATCTTATGACCTTGGTATAATTCCCTGTAATTCCGTTTGCCCAAATATTTCTAACATAATAACTTACAGCCGAATATTCGCTAGCTGAAATAAAACCACCTGATGAACCTCGATAGGTAAAAGTAGAACCATCAGGAGAGCGCGATCCAGCAAAATATCCGCTGAAGCCACTTGTATTACACAAAGGGTTGCCATTACAAGATATAAGACTTTGAGCAACATCATCTGATGCTAATTTAAGTCCGGCGCTTTCGCACTCAAAACCAGTCGACCAACCAAAACGACTACTTGTACAAACCACTGAGCTACTATCCTTCAAATAATTTTCTAGCACATACCACTCAGCATCAGTGGGAATATGCCAACCACTAGGGCATAAACCCTGATGAAGATTTGTAATAGAGGCAGCGCAACTTCCAGCATCACAAGAACCTGGTAGATCCATAGCCGCGGACCAAAGATATAACGCATAACCATTTTGGCAGTCATTCTCAACTCCTCTTTGATATGTATACGAGGGACTACTACAATAAGGCGGCACTCCGGCTACACAATTGTTTGACACACAATCTCTTTCTGAACCATTAGTTAAATTAGTTAACGCTACTCCATTCGGTCTGGTCTTTGTTTTTAAATTTTGCTTCAACCAACATTGAGCTCCAATTTGCACCGTAGAATA
Proteins encoded:
- a CDS encoding ATP-dependent DNA helicase; translated protein: MKKTTTKTNEILHNLNQAQLEAVTHDSGPMLIVAGAGTGKTTVLINRLAWLIQEKKVYPEQILLTTFTKKGAAELEERADKLLPYGYVNLWINTFDSFGERILRDHALDIGLSPNFKVLDQTEQWMFIRKHLAEFKFDYYKPLGDPTKFIHEIISHFSRLKNENILAEDYLKLAGEKIADADKIHSSDDKADELDASRINELANGYHIYNRLLVKEGFLDFGDLVRYTIKLFKERPNILAKYREQFKYIMVDEFQDTNKIQYELIKLLALPNNNLVAVGDDDQSIYRFRGASLSNIMQFKDDYPKAKEVVLTENYRSGQVVLDHAYTFITHNNPNRLEAKLKLDKKLVSKTKEKGAADFYDFATEFEETKTVADMIKELHDKKVTWANIAILVRANDTADKFVKELTRQNIPNHFVSLKGLYYKQVILDILAYLKLLDDHHEPASLYRALNLASFRVDHENLLILNKWGRKKLWSLFETLQHADLINELSDKTRKNIKHLLDSIKHHSDLAKNDKASKVYLHTVRDLIIEHLDQDLDQESFSFLNQFYSKIKNFESADEQGTLKDFLSLIALEMEAGETGGLRFNFDDADTVKVMTVHAAKGLEFEHVFIVNLVDRKFPVDNRGEKIPIPEELGGVINTSKDSHIEEERRLFYVAMTRAKFGLYCTGARDYGGLRDKKPSKFVNEAELPTIASKAAIKNEFERDLEQIDNTPDRVQYALPEKFSFSQLKTFQNCPWEYKFIYILKMPTEDTSYFTFGRVIHSCLRQFFLPLLTNAWQQPSLFNDEDAKAADLSLKKLLELYDEYWVNSGYRDKQEADDYKALGKKMLQTLQKELGDEKPVIAFLEKKFNLSLGKEILTGAIDRVDKLADGTFEIIDYKTGQKPKTFGFEQKQQLLLYQAALEENFKMKISKLSFYYLKDNEKVSFTAKDGEIDKVKQKMLDLISEIKSFDFTPRPGIMCKNCPYKKMCEFTQI
- a CDS encoding HD domain-containing protein, yielding MILKPGENIGQNSETPENTEGFLVDSVIEDNNFLPETEEDKKKNEENRASFEARLEGLSRDEKWDVMRGYNLGKEAHRTQKRDSGERYFEHLRSVALILIDECQIKDPNLTIACLLHDSIEDSPIFGNSNLAYSAWKEESDYHLSKTFNKKVSELVIGLTKPKVDGVEIKNKKEAHDAYINNLLQGSPDTILLKMCDRLHNLRSLKNNTPEKRLKTIKETKEVYLPIFQEALLAYPNAGASLLEKINKEIEAVEQMD
- a CDS encoding M23 family metallopeptidase, producing MLTKKILDSSQISSTRGKISGILMGRIAVHSLIIILGIFLIYSNLAVKQKVTSSDELVGKTKLANLIGEDRSDSGQLIEDYPNLNVAVLDRRFKYGENSLRSKVSILTKEQGQTEESATKIVEKRSTAISYTIQNGDTISSIARRFGISINTILWENDLKATSLIKPGNQLTILPSSGVGHTVVRGQTLGAIAKLYDVSEQDILKANGISNPNQIKIGEKLLIPGASQLASASGNTIVKATTKQVSLGAEKLRAIISSDRDSTAIIPAGGRMAWPTTGHRITQYYSWRHTGVDIADHIGTPIYAADSGVVTTVGYNRGGYGNQIIISHGGGKTTRYGHLSAFDVVVGQKVTKGQYIAAMGSTGRSTGPHLHFEVMLNGARYNPLNYTR
- a CDS encoding DUF378 domain-containing protein → MKMTPLGMIALILVIVGGLNWGLVGIFNFDLVAFLLGKMSSATRIVYALVGLASVYMIYVAANRKS